In Archaeoglobus profundus DSM 5631, the sequence GAGGCCAGCGGAAATCTTAAGCAGGTTGCGGAGATTATTAGAATGACCCCCGACAACTTCATAGTGCTGTCTGGCGACGACTTCCTAACGCTACCGATTTTAACGTTGGGTGGGAGAGGTGTAATAAGCGTTGCAGCTAACGTAGCTCCACACCTTATGAAAGAAATGTATCTGGCTTTCAAAGAAGGTAATCTGGAAAAGGCAAGAGAGTTGCACTACAAGCTTACACCACTCTTTGAAGTACTTTTCATAGACACAAATCCCATACCCGTTAAGAAGGCTTTGGAGCTCATGGGTCTACCAGCTGGAAAACCAAGGCTACCTCTAGTAGAGCTCGATGCTGAAAAGACTGAAAAATTGAAAGCAGTTCTACAGTCCTTAAATCTGCTTTAACCCTTTAATTCTTGCTCAGCACTTTCAACAGTCTTAACTATGTATTCGACAACATCGGCCACTATTCCCTCAGATACCTCCTCTTTAAGTTTCTTTATCTTCCTTTCGAGATCATCCAGAACATCCAATATTCTCTTGTAGTGAGTATCCAGCTGTGAGATTGCGTAAATCTTTAGCATGCTCAGGTTGTTTAATGCCTCTTCAACGGTTATGTCACCGCCGTAGAACTTGTCCATCACGAATTCTACATCACTCCTGAACATCTCCTTTATATTTTCATCATCCGTTAGCTCCTTGACAGCCTTCTCTATATCGTTGGCAACGTCCATTACGTGTTTCAATAGTTCCCCCATCTTCTCAAGGTATGTGTTCTTGTACATCATAACCGAACTCACTGTCTTGTTTAAAAACTTGATGCGAAAGCTTATATATTCACTCAGAAGACTTGAAGCATGTCTTTGAGAGAAAAGGTTGAAGAGGTCGTGAATAAGGAGATAAGACCCTACCTAATGGCCGATGGTGGTAACATAGCCGTAGTCGATGTTGATGAGAAGGAGGGCATTGTAAAGGTAAAGCTCATGGGCGCTTGCTACGGCTGCCCCATGGCTCAAATAACCCTCACAGCATTTGTAGAACAGCATTTGAAGAGTAGGATACCGGAAGTCAAGAAAGTAATCCCAGTATGAGGGCATACATAATAAATCCTATCCAAAAAATCTTTTTTGAAGGCAGAGTTTACGACATTGAACCTGCAAATGGTTTTGGAGGATTCTGCGATTGCGGAGGGATAATGTCCCAGAGAGGTTGGGTCGATAACTGGCTAATGGTTGCTGAGTGTGAAAGTTGCTGGAAAGTTGAAGCCTTTCTTTACGATGATTACAGGTTCGTCGAACGCTTTGAAGTCAAAGTTCTTGCTCTAAAAGATTTCTTAAACGAAATACTAACTGGGAGCGAG encodes:
- a CDS encoding NifU family protein translates to MSLREKVEEVVNKEIRPYLMADGGNIAVVDVDEKEGIVKVKLMGACYGCPMAQITLTAFVEQHLKSRIPEVKKVIPV